In Treponema vincentii, a single window of DNA contains:
- a CDS encoding toxin TcdB middle/N-terminal domain-containing protein, with translation MNSGMSKRRRMRGGRLKVFGETEGWYTGEGLSGKSNGGIQVSSGYAMGSNYAYSTGIGIGPASGEFDIRTTRGSGAGLVEGEQAIEQQVYVDIDGDGRADAISRGEKGLSVMRNNGHGFDKAEIWEVDISGIEKEENQTVSTSINRFLGAGGGGGVTYGYTRQNSYHHLKTSFADMDGDGRADIVVSGKNYYLKNSGEGFKAVELKGLEKIKVPKVELSEEQKKEYDNSFYQQNPFRQWKSRYGGTIKIESIAEMDEGNKDKREVVLRVYKGEKKESEESISEEKRVSVGEKKFEIKGGESLYFVPYAACNEGGQRIRWKIKIRYEQLEPFNDMEGRISWRLDKGSGKREGALKSIREQDSDGSVKIRKDWFEIVSRGANEQGGDERRAAEYLIRRGKFIPIIIDKEGMDSILQAAGYEHEGKQNEIKELISRLYIYEIVNERYVLFDEQMKKHKVYESERELSEAEKELMQVMAALNDDQIREVLKYRNKYITGENAKRLFLDGCFCEGKEWARSRIEREREIGVNKIGYVDEKGRIYLDRLNGKYVTALGKEIYLGEEKIGEGQIEEGYRKKKIVFKMKGDGSQIEYEAGVYEPKGFKLGTDEIERIVIFRGKSGEYREEHERWSILGETEYERLIRVAGREEEGRVFIEGIYRKDKGQYYLRRQDIGSKEKERLNKLLKEYEKEEFAEGEGYRYNERTREYELADSEYLHLVSEGELEDLSEVEREQEKRRYEKLKEGARNSFVGRYGRIKRVMKYKAHDRYSVLAKSGQDFIRIYLIEGDSLTHIDVVLDRWDSGEDYSNEDIGKDVLSYETESEREVVKGMEEKDGEFTKIIEKVKVKSRMSTAVREILSGGTKQWFYGIWIKDQNREEYAFSEKKLTPNIKKINQRELKREIEEKNSNKEKTMEDMTDGESLSYYVMTANNKKNKEKYTVIRKEAESGTELDEQYYVGNINEWITEDKTELYTYTPFLYQDSIYSNRVGGSKYYRIPGIEQSEMKGFPSIKGSSSSSTEHAFASLLNFEKDESLESIPADKFMETFFSKAAHVVEKVIRRLLSNISYAKSEGLSSTSIMVTDMDGNGTADIVMSEADRVIVHLNKENQFGEGYAITNLYNLAETKDRVDTFGSGLSRSGSVSKDYDSKHRLLMVRPSSGVAISKGISISRGESNDTQSFIDINGDGLPDSMRTDGAYINTGDSVTRIAGLSCALEKRETYTLASSVNMGGDLCTEIEMQQVSANVSGAIGYSGAYNKIIRRFVNIRGTLIDSITMKKDEAELTVNTGNRFSEKKVRVALPAWDISAKNKANLFFVMDGNVFFTFFSHIPGLGKVLSKKQTSAFARDGLSLNPLSVALLAKINTIGISSSVALSANVGGGVSATVSIPIETVRINIPFNGGKGINIMGNVNGVAVSMQDIDGDGLADRILRIPGRTGAIYVQRNKLGKVGLLKKIKLPTGGSYEIEYQRVGNTQELPQSKYVLSSVTMNSGLQSKSGNIQSYRTTYTYKDGYYDRKAKEFYGFKTVRAVTGTGKTTETEYYIDAYYRKGMVKKETVSHNGIVYSIKEYETDEVPHARVKREWNTIREGYRSIQTESDYRYDRYGNVTSLEDKGDVTNPNDDIIARIRYWDSGDERRYFKAHPERIEVLDGKSGRLLRKREGRYDSQTGAITEVKQYTGNNTLLTYTIEWDESGNIKTLTSPTGKKVRYRYQDGIYPVKITEEGSTGGVPYESTLLWDSALGVKLEETDSAGNTMKYRYDGFGRVIEVQSPYDDPAKVPYAKYEYHTPSSSFWYTVTANKLTTEATDGAVMKTIVMHDGLGRALYTAKEGEVYREGTAGETNVGWNISGATHYDEAGRKIKEGMPFFYAGDLPAELANKDTYEKVEQFYETNDFTALRNETAYTYDGIDRVINTLLPDGSEQKNEYEIEDGLQITIATDPLENKSVTKKDARGNIREVERRDKANNILTKGRYEYSVLGEMLRAYDANENIVSVTYDLLGRKVALESKDSGRKEWRYDSKGLLEAETDSLLRSKLSEIQYHYDGFDRLVKIDYPFSTDVEYEYGKAGEAGAGEIIHKKDESGEIRYEYGKLSEVIKETRTIKRYEALSEPETATFTYRSDYLGRMQTMRYPDGETITYTYDKGGQLKGVSGVKNTVKGTENYSYIDTIVYDEHGQRVYIKYGNGVETKYRYDDKRRWLKDIETKNKQTDEVFQKISYRFDKVGNVLGYANDASVYETSQSYTYDNLYQLIGVEGTSNQYKAIKSFGSTPVHVAKYKQDFAFDGIGNMTQKISTTNLPGARGNAYPKAELDYSLDYEYDPAYAHRLIHAGNRYYRYDANGNITAEKDGPFTEDDEFVFTYSYDPDTDVYGTDYGFGLDAPKETEETHPENLFAYRRNYTWNEKNLLTKSSDRSYTVHYRYGEDGQRALKYTEEGRSETLYFNNFYTIHIPVQDKNNPQGLRVHKHIFVGNSRLVTAMTHTDNNGDNAEQREKRYYYHSDHLGSAQFVTDWRGRQYEHIEYTPYGELWIEEVAAGLDKLPFRFTGKEMDEETGLYYYGARYLDPKYSRWLSGDPALSDYIPKAPIDDEAKKHNEKLPGMGGVFNVVNLHLYHYAGNNPVKYVDPDGRDIELQNDNLSPKEFKKVEIEFNKVKGSDTEAGKMLREISGDKTKKLTIKFGNGKQDGSYYQKGNNFIYIELSNMDEEDYFETGLFYDIDSTIAHETGHAHADLYGYDPVGVTSFHTKALREQVAGGIENNYRAIMGSGENPKQRERYYVNNSDGSATYFALPQWNKANKSWSLYGRKWTPR, from the coding sequence CAACAGGTTTTTGGGAGCAGGAGGGGGCGGCGGGGTAACCTATGGGTATACGCGGCAAAACAGTTATCATCATCTTAAAACGAGCTTTGCGGATATGGATGGAGATGGGCGAGCGGATATCGTAGTATCAGGAAAAAACTATTATTTAAAGAATAGCGGGGAAGGATTTAAAGCTGTAGAATTAAAGGGTTTGGAGAAGATTAAAGTACCGAAAGTGGAATTAAGTGAAGAACAGAAGAAGGAGTATGATAACAGTTTTTATCAGCAAAATCCGTTTCGGCAATGGAAGAGTCGATATGGAGGGACAATAAAGATAGAAAGTATTGCGGAAATGGATGAGGGAAATAAAGATAAACGAGAGGTGGTGTTAAGGGTCTATAAAGGGGAAAAGAAAGAGAGTGAAGAAAGCATAAGCGAAGAAAAGAGAGTGAGTGTAGGAGAAAAGAAGTTTGAAATAAAGGGTGGAGAGAGCCTCTATTTTGTGCCGTATGCGGCATGTAATGAAGGAGGGCAACGGATAAGATGGAAGATAAAGATAAGGTATGAGCAACTAGAGCCGTTTAACGATATGGAAGGACGGATAAGCTGGCGATTGGACAAAGGGAGTGGGAAACGGGAAGGAGCACTAAAGAGCATACGGGAGCAGGATAGCGATGGAAGTGTAAAGATACGAAAAGATTGGTTTGAGATCGTCAGTCGAGGAGCAAACGAGCAGGGAGGGGATGAGAGGAGAGCGGCGGAGTATCTGATAAGGAGAGGGAAATTTATCCCGATTATCATAGATAAAGAAGGGATGGATAGCATATTACAGGCAGCGGGATATGAGCATGAAGGAAAACAAAACGAAATAAAAGAGTTGATAAGCAGGTTGTATATCTATGAGATTGTAAATGAAAGATACGTACTTTTTGATGAGCAGATGAAAAAGCATAAGGTGTATGAAAGTGAAAGAGAATTAAGCGAAGCAGAAAAAGAGCTAATGCAGGTGATGGCCGCATTGAATGACGATCAGATCAGAGAGGTGCTGAAGTATCGGAATAAGTATATCACAGGAGAAAATGCGAAGCGGCTTTTCTTAGACGGTTGTTTTTGTGAAGGAAAAGAATGGGCTCGATCGCGGATAGAAAGGGAGCGAGAGATAGGAGTAAATAAGATTGGCTATGTAGATGAGAAAGGGAGAATATACCTTGATCGGCTTAACGGGAAATATGTTACGGCATTAGGGAAGGAAATCTATTTAGGAGAAGAAAAGATTGGTGAAGGACAGATAGAAGAAGGATATCGTAAGAAAAAGATCGTGTTTAAGATGAAAGGGGACGGGAGTCAGATAGAATATGAAGCCGGAGTATATGAGCCGAAAGGATTTAAGCTTGGAACGGATGAGATAGAAAGGATAGTCATATTCCGAGGTAAGAGCGGAGAATACAGGGAAGAACATGAACGGTGGAGTATTTTAGGGGAAACTGAATATGAACGGCTTATACGGGTTGCAGGACGAGAGGAAGAAGGAAGAGTCTTTATAGAGGGGATATATAGGAAGGATAAAGGACAATATTATCTTCGGAGACAGGATATCGGATCGAAGGAGAAGGAGCGGCTAAATAAGCTTTTAAAAGAATATGAGAAAGAAGAATTTGCCGAAGGAGAAGGATATCGCTATAACGAAAGAACGAGGGAATATGAGTTAGCGGATAGTGAATATTTACATCTGGTAAGCGAGGGGGAATTAGAAGACCTGAGTGAGGTGGAGCGAGAACAAGAGAAAAGAAGGTATGAAAAACTAAAAGAAGGGGCGCGAAACAGTTTTGTTGGGCGGTATGGACGAATAAAGCGGGTTATGAAGTATAAAGCTCATGATCGCTATAGCGTGCTGGCAAAAAGCGGGCAAGATTTCATACGGATATATCTGATAGAAGGGGATAGTCTTACCCATATTGACGTTGTGTTAGACAGATGGGATAGCGGAGAAGATTATTCGAATGAAGATATCGGAAAGGATGTACTGTCGTATGAAACGGAAAGCGAGCGGGAAGTCGTAAAGGGAATGGAAGAGAAAGATGGGGAGTTTACAAAAATAATAGAAAAAGTGAAAGTAAAGAGCAGGATGTCTACGGCGGTTAGGGAAATATTATCAGGGGGAACTAAGCAATGGTTTTATGGGATATGGATAAAGGATCAAAACAGAGAGGAGTACGCATTTAGTGAGAAAAAATTAACACCGAATATCAAAAAGATCAATCAACGAGAGTTGAAGCGTGAAATAGAAGAAAAGAATAGCAATAAAGAGAAGACAATGGAAGATATGACGGATGGCGAATCTCTGTCGTATTATGTGATGACGGCAAACAACAAGAAGAATAAAGAAAAGTATACGGTGATAAGAAAAGAGGCAGAGAGCGGGACTGAACTGGATGAGCAGTATTATGTAGGAAATATCAATGAATGGATAACGGAGGATAAAACAGAATTATATACGTACACACCGTTTTTATATCAGGATAGCATATACAGTAATAGAGTCGGCGGAAGCAAGTATTATCGGATACCGGGTATTGAGCAGTCAGAGATGAAAGGATTCCCAAGTATAAAAGGGAGTTCCAGTAGCAGTACAGAACATGCATTTGCTTCCCTTTTAAATTTTGAAAAGGACGAGTCACTCGAAAGTATTCCAGCTGATAAGTTTATGGAGACATTCTTCTCGAAAGCTGCGCATGTTGTAGAAAAAGTAATCAGACGGCTTTTAAGTAATATCAGTTATGCAAAGTCCGAGGGATTAAGTAGTACGAGTATTATGGTAACCGATATGGATGGGAACGGGACGGCCGATATTGTCATGAGCGAGGCGGATAGGGTAATCGTACATTTGAATAAAGAAAACCAATTTGGTGAAGGGTATGCTATTACCAACCTGTACAACCTTGCCGAAACAAAGGATCGTGTAGATACATTCGGAAGCGGATTAAGCAGAAGCGGCTCCGTAAGTAAAGACTATGATTCAAAGCACCGTTTGCTTATGGTAAGGCCGTCGTCCGGTGTAGCTATCAGTAAGGGGATCAGTATAAGCCGAGGAGAAAGTAATGATACGCAGTCTTTTATCGATATAAATGGAGATGGATTACCTGACAGTATGAGGACGGACGGAGCGTATATCAATACGGGAGATAGCGTGACTCGGATAGCAGGGCTGAGCTGTGCATTGGAAAAAAGAGAAACATATACGCTTGCAAGTTCAGTGAATATGGGAGGAGACCTTTGTACAGAGATAGAGATGCAACAGGTTTCTGCCAACGTATCAGGAGCGATAGGATATTCGGGAGCGTATAACAAGATAATACGGCGTTTTGTCAATATAAGAGGTACGCTGATAGATAGCATAACGATGAAAAAAGATGAGGCAGAATTAACGGTAAATACAGGGAATCGATTTTCGGAAAAGAAAGTACGGGTAGCATTGCCTGCATGGGATATAAGCGCCAAGAATAAAGCAAATTTGTTTTTTGTAATGGACGGAAATGTCTTTTTTACGTTTTTTAGTCATATACCGGGATTAGGGAAGGTGTTGAGTAAAAAACAAACGTCTGCTTTTGCACGTGACGGACTATCGTTAAATCCGCTAAGCGTCGCTTTATTGGCAAAAATAAATACGATAGGGATATCTTCGAGCGTTGCATTGTCGGCGAATGTCGGCGGGGGTGTTTCAGCAACGGTGAGTATTCCTATCGAGACGGTAAGAATAAATATACCCTTTAACGGCGGAAAGGGAATAAATATCATGGGAAATGTCAACGGTGTAGCAGTATCGATGCAGGATATAGACGGAGACGGCCTTGCCGACCGCATATTGAGGATACCGGGGAGAACCGGGGCGATCTATGTACAGCGGAACAAGCTTGGCAAGGTCGGGCTTTTAAAGAAGATAAAGCTACCGACCGGAGGCAGCTATGAGATAGAGTACCAAAGAGTAGGAAACACGCAGGAGCTGCCGCAGAGTAAGTATGTATTAAGCAGTGTAACGATGAATTCCGGGCTGCAGAGTAAGAGTGGAAACATACAATCGTACCGCACAACCTACACCTACAAAGACGGCTACTATGACCGCAAAGCAAAAGAGTTCTATGGGTTTAAGACAGTACGTGCGGTAACGGGAACGGGAAAGACGACCGAGACGGAGTATTACATTGATGCCTATTACCGCAAAGGGATGGTAAAAAAAGAGACGGTCAGCCATAACGGCATCGTTTATTCGATAAAAGAGTATGAAACGGATGAAGTCCCCCATGCACGGGTAAAGCGAGAGTGGAACACCATACGGGAAGGATACCGGTCGATACAAACGGAAAGCGATTATCGCTATGATCGATACGGCAATGTTACGAGCTTAGAAGATAAGGGAGACGTTACGAATCCCAACGACGACATTATTGCCCGCATACGCTATTGGGATAGCGGCGATGAGCGGCGCTACTTTAAAGCGCACCCGGAGCGCATCGAAGTGTTGGACGGCAAGAGCGGACGGCTGTTGAGGAAGCGAGAAGGACGCTATGATAGCCAAACGGGCGCGATAACGGAAGTAAAACAATACACGGGCAATAACACACTCCTTACCTACACGATAGAGTGGGATGAAAGCGGGAATATCAAAACACTCACAAGCCCCACCGGAAAGAAGGTACGCTACCGCTACCAAGACGGGATATACCCGGTTAAGATAACGGAAGAAGGAAGTACAGGCGGAGTGCCGTACGAGAGCACGCTCCTTTGGGATAGCGCCTTAGGAGTGAAACTGGAAGAGACCGACAGCGCGGGTAACACCATGAAGTACCGCTACGACGGCTTCGGCCGTGTTATTGAAGTACAAAGCCCGTATGATGATCCGGCAAAGGTGCCCTACGCAAAGTACGAATACCATACCCCTTCATCTTCTTTCTGGTACACGGTAACGGCAAATAAGCTTACCACCGAAGCAACGGACGGAGCCGTGATGAAAACGATAGTCATGCATGACGGCTTAGGCCGCGCCCTCTACACCGCGAAAGAAGGGGAAGTGTACCGAGAAGGAACCGCCGGAGAAACGAATGTCGGCTGGAATATATCAGGGGCAACACACTATGATGAGGCAGGAAGAAAGATAAAAGAAGGAATGCCCTTTTTCTACGCAGGCGATTTACCGGCTGAGCTTGCCAATAAAGATACGTATGAGAAAGTCGAGCAGTTCTATGAAACGAACGACTTTACAGCGCTGCGAAATGAAACCGCCTACACCTACGACGGTATTGACCGAGTTATTAACACATTATTACCGGACGGAAGCGAGCAAAAAAATGAGTACGAAATAGAAGACGGCCTACAGATAACGATCGCAACCGACCCGTTAGAGAATAAGAGCGTTACAAAGAAAGACGCCCGTGGAAACATCCGGGAAGTAGAACGAAGGGACAAGGCAAACAACATCCTCACCAAAGGCCGCTACGAATACTCAGTCCTCGGCGAGATGCTGCGCGCATACGACGCAAATGAAAACATTGTCTCGGTAACGTATGACCTGTTAGGGAGAAAAGTAGCCTTAGAAAGTAAAGACTCAGGCCGGAAAGAATGGCGCTATGATAGCAAAGGCCTCCTTGAAGCGGAAACGGACTCACTGCTGCGCAGTAAGTTAAGCGAGATACAATACCACTACGACGGCTTTGACCGGCTCGTAAAAATAGACTACCCGTTCAGCACTGACGTTGAGTATGAGTACGGAAAGGCAGGAGAGGCGGGAGCCGGCGAGATTATACACAAGAAAGATGAGAGTGGAGAAATACGCTACGAGTACGGCAAGCTTAGCGAAGTCATAAAAGAGACGCGAACAATTAAGCGTTACGAGGCGTTAAGCGAACCTGAAACGGCAACCTTTACCTACCGCTCCGACTACTTAGGCCGTATGCAGACGATGCGCTACCCTGACGGGGAGACCATAACCTATACCTACGACAAAGGCGGCCAGCTAAAGGGGGTGAGCGGCGTAAAGAACACGGTAAAAGGAACGGAAAACTATTCCTACATCGACACAATCGTCTATGATGAGCACGGGCAAAGAGTCTACATCAAGTACGGTAATGGTGTAGAAACGAAATACCGCTACGACGACAAACGCCGATGGCTGAAAGACATTGAAACAAAGAATAAACAAACCGATGAGGTATTCCAAAAGATAAGCTACCGCTTCGATAAAGTCGGTAACGTCTTAGGTTATGCGAATGATGCAAGTGTGTACGAGACAAGCCAGAGTTACACCTACGACAACCTCTACCAACTTATCGGAGTAGAGGGCACGAGTAATCAGTATAAGGCGATAAAGAGCTTTGGAAGTACGCCGGTACATGTTGCAAAGTACAAGCAAGACTTCGCCTTTGACGGCATCGGGAACATGACACAAAAAATAAGCACCACGAACCTCCCCGGCGCCCGTGGTAACGCCTACCCGAAAGCCGAGCTAGACTACAGCCTCGATTACGAATACGACCCGGCCTACGCACACCGTTTAATTCATGCAGGAAACCGCTACTACCGCTATGACGCGAACGGTAACATTACGGCGGAAAAAGACGGGCCATTTACCGAGGACGATGAGTTTGTCTTTACCTACAGCTACGACCCCGACACCGACGTCTACGGCACCGACTACGGCTTCGGCCTTGACGCGCCGAAGGAGACGGAAGAGACGCATCCTGAGAACCTATTCGCGTACCGCCGTAACTACACCTGGAACGAAAAGAACTTACTCACCAAATCAAGCGACCGAAGCTACACCGTACACTACCGCTACGGTGAAGACGGCCAGCGCGCCTTAAAGTATACGGAAGAAGGACGTTCTGAAACGCTCTACTTTAATAACTTCTACACGATACACATCCCCGTGCAGGATAAAAACAACCCGCAGGGCTTACGCGTACATAAGCACATCTTTGTGGGGAACAGCCGTTTAGTTACGGCAATGACCCACACCGATAACAACGGGGACAATGCAGAACAGCGGGAGAAGCGGTACTACTACCACAGTGACCACTTAGGCAGTGCACAGTTTGTAACCGACTGGAGAGGCAGACAGTACGAGCACATCGAGTACACACCCTACGGGGAACTTTGGATAGAGGAAGTAGCCGCCGGCTTAGACAAACTGCCGTTTAGGTTCACAGGAAAGGAGATGGACGAAGAGACAGGACTCTACTACTACGGCGCAAGGTATTTAGACCCGAAGTATAGTAGATGGTTGAGTGGCGACCCAGCGCTGAGCGACTATATACCCAAAGCGCCGATAGACGATGAGGCGAAAAAGCATAACGAAAAACTGCCGGGAATGGGTGGGGTGTTTAATGTCGTGAACTTGCACCTGTACCATTATGCGGGAAATAATCCGGTTAAATATGTGGATCCGGATGGGAGGGATATAGAACTTCAAAATGATAATTTATCTCCTAAAGAATTTAAAAAAGTTGAAATAGAATTTAACAAAGTGAAAGGGTCTGACACGGAAGCTGGAAAGATGTTAAGAGAGATTAGTGGAGACAAAACTAAAAAATTGACAATAAAATTTGGTAATGGTAAACAAGACGGTAGTTATTATCAAAAAGGTAATAATTTTATATATATAGAATTATCTAATATGGACGAAGAAGATTATTTTGAAACAGGATTATTCTATGATATCGATTCAACTATAGCTCATGAAACAGGGCACGCTCATGCTGATTTGTATGGCTATGATCCAGTAGGCGTAACTAGCTTCCATACTAAAGCATTAAGGGAGCAAGTTGCTGGTGGAATTGAAAATAATTATCGTGCTATTATGGGATCGGGGGAGAATCCAAAACAACGAGAGCGGTATTATGTTAATAATTCGGACGGGAGTGCAACTTATTTTGCTCTTCCACAATGGAATAAAGCGAACAAATCATGGAGTTTGTATGGAAGAAAATGGACGCCAAGATAA
- a CDS encoding Rpn family recombination-promoting nuclease/putative transposase: MQEQKQAANRNYKDSVFVDLFGEDKNAKENFLSLYNALHGTHLGNSVPLESLRLEQVIYMSFYNDVSYLIDNKMIVLAEHQSTINPNMPIRCLEYVVRLYERLLDAQERYARSLVKIPTPEFYVFYNGIEDYPNETELKLSDSFMTKPEHIPLELKVKVLNINKNKKHTILQNCKPLAEYSMFVETVRRNIEQDKEHGFENAIKECIQNGILKEYLQRKAKEVINMLIAEYDYATDIAVQRAEERKIAYTEGRSLGIAEGKRETARNLLSMGLSIDTIAHATGLTIQEIEKIHL; encoded by the coding sequence ATGCAAGAGCAAAAACAAGCGGCAAACAGGAATTATAAAGATTCGGTTTTTGTAGACCTGTTTGGTGAAGATAAAAACGCAAAAGAAAATTTTCTCTCATTATATAATGCTCTACACGGCACTCATCTGGGCAATTCAGTACCGTTAGAATCACTCCGCCTTGAACAAGTTATCTATATGTCTTTCTACAATGATGTATCATATCTCATTGATAACAAAATGATTGTATTGGCTGAACATCAGTCAACCATCAATCCTAATATGCCAATACGATGCCTCGAATATGTCGTACGATTATATGAACGGCTGTTAGATGCTCAAGAACGATACGCACGCTCGCTCGTAAAAATCCCAACGCCGGAATTTTATGTTTTTTATAATGGAATCGAAGACTATCCGAATGAAACCGAATTAAAGCTTTCCGATTCTTTTATGACAAAACCGGAGCATATTCCGTTAGAATTAAAAGTAAAAGTACTGAATATCAATAAAAATAAAAAACATACAATACTGCAAAACTGTAAACCGTTAGCGGAATACAGTATGTTCGTGGAAACGGTACGACGAAATATTGAACAAGATAAAGAACACGGTTTTGAAAATGCAATAAAAGAATGTATACAAAACGGTATTCTCAAAGAATACCTGCAACGAAAAGCCAAGGAGGTCATAAATATGTTAATAGCAGAATACGATTATGCTACCGATATCGCCGTACAGCGCGCTGAAGAGCGGAAAATAGCTTATACCGAAGGCAGATCTCTTGGTATCGCCGAAGGTAAGCGCGAAACAGCGCGGAACTTACTTTCTATGGGCTTATCTATCGACACTATTGCACACGCAACCGGTTTGACCATACAGGAAATCGAGAAAATCCATTTATAA